A genomic stretch from Pseudomonas mendocina includes:
- the rluC gene encoding 23S rRNA pseudouridine(955/2504/2580) synthase RluC, translating into MTNPSSPTSGVQLLEVSPEYAGQRIDNFLRTQLKGVPKTLIYRILRKGEVRVNKGRIKPEYKLQAGDVVRVPPLRLPDRDEPEPVAQGLLQRLEAAIVYEDKALIVLNKPAGIAVHGGSGLNYGVIEAFRQLRPDAKDLELVHRLDRDTSGLLMIAKKRSMLRHLHEALRGDGVDKRYMALVRGYWPTAKKQVSAPLLKSNLRSGERMVEVNPEGKEALTVFRVLRRFGEFATLIEAKPVTGRTHQIRVHTQYAGHSIAGDSKYGDDDFTREVREMGGKRLFLHAYELIVPMPDGSQLRVEAPVDELWSKTLERLSA; encoded by the coding sequence ATGACAAATCCTTCCTCTCCAACCTCCGGCGTCCAGCTGCTCGAGGTTTCGCCGGAGTATGCCGGCCAGCGAATCGACAATTTCCTCCGCACCCAACTTAAGGGTGTGCCTAAGACTTTGATTTACCGCATTTTGCGTAAGGGCGAAGTGCGGGTGAATAAAGGTCGGATCAAGCCTGAGTACAAGCTCCAGGCTGGTGATGTGGTGCGGGTCCCGCCATTACGTCTGCCAGATCGTGATGAGCCCGAGCCTGTTGCGCAGGGTTTGTTGCAGCGCCTTGAAGCGGCAATTGTCTATGAGGACAAAGCGCTTATTGTGTTGAACAAGCCTGCGGGTATCGCTGTACATGGTGGCAGCGGTCTTAATTACGGCGTTATCGAGGCTTTTCGTCAGTTGCGTCCGGATGCAAAAGACCTTGAGTTGGTCCATCGCTTGGATCGTGATACCTCCGGGCTTCTGATGATCGCCAAGAAACGCAGCATGCTGCGACATCTGCATGAAGCGCTGCGTGGTGATGGCGTTGACAAGCGCTACATGGCGCTTGTGCGAGGGTATTGGCCAACAGCCAAAAAGCAAGTCAGTGCGCCGCTGCTTAAAAGCAATCTGCGCTCGGGCGAGCGAATGGTTGAAGTGAATCCGGAAGGTAAGGAAGCGTTGACCGTTTTCCGTGTGCTGCGCCGTTTTGGCGAATTTGCCACGCTTATTGAGGCTAAGCCTGTAACGGGTCGTACTCATCAAATTCGTGTTCACACGCAATATGCCGGGCATAGCATTGCTGGGGACAGTAAGTATGGTGATGATGATTTCACCCGCGAAGTGCGCGAGATGGGTGGTAAGCGTCTGTTTCTACATGCATACGAGCTGATCGTACCGATGCCTGATGGCTCTCAACTTAGGGTTGAGGCGCCTGTTGATGAGCTTTGGTCGAAAACGCTGGAGCGTTTGAGTGCGTGA
- a CDS encoding HAD-IA family hydrolase — MRDYQLLIFDWDGTLADSISRIVESMHRATDAFSLPRCSDDQVRGIIGLALPEAIRVLYPQMHSDADVARLRELYSVHYRALDVEPSPLFYGVEESLAAFREQGYQLAVATGKARPGLQRALAGRGWLDYFDYSRCADETASKPDPLMLHEILEQSGVSAERAIMVGDSTFDLLMAQRAGMDSVAVGYGAQPLEMLRPCKPVLEVDCFTDLAAWLAGQVPKCSVEGGVHGG; from the coding sequence GTGCGTGATTATCAGTTATTGATCTTTGACTGGGACGGCACTTTAGCTGACTCAATCAGTCGTATCGTTGAGTCAATGCATCGTGCAACTGATGCCTTTTCTCTGCCGCGCTGTAGTGATGATCAGGTGCGCGGCATTATTGGGCTGGCGCTGCCGGAAGCAATCCGTGTGTTGTATCCGCAGATGCACAGTGATGCAGATGTGGCGAGACTTCGGGAGCTCTACAGCGTGCATTACCGGGCGCTGGATGTTGAACCTTCTCCTTTATTTTATGGGGTTGAGGAATCCCTTGCGGCTTTTCGAGAGCAGGGCTACCAGCTGGCTGTGGCAACAGGTAAGGCACGGCCTGGGTTGCAGCGAGCGCTCGCTGGGCGGGGGTGGCTGGACTACTTCGATTACAGTCGCTGCGCTGATGAGACAGCGAGTAAGCCTGATCCTTTGATGTTGCACGAAATACTTGAGCAAAGTGGTGTCAGTGCTGAGCGGGCGATAATGGTTGGTGACTCAACTTTTGATCTGCTTATGGCTCAGCGTGCCGGTATGGATTCTGTTGCTGTTGGTTATGGTGCGCAGCCTCTTGAGATGCTGCGCCCCTGCAAGCCTGTGCTGGAAGTAGACTGTTTTACCGATTTGGCTGCCTGGTTGGCTGGGCAGGTTCCCAAGTGTTCAGTTGAGGGTGGTGTGCATGGCGGATGA
- a CDS encoding S49 family peptidase gives MADEWKAPAEGEDAKSWKLLEKALLAGVQEQRRSRRWGIFFKLLTFIYIFAALALFSPALKMSGGAATSASHTAFIEIRGMIADQESASADNIVSSLRAAFEDEGTKAVILRINSPGGSPVQSGYVYDEIRRLRGEHPNIKLYAVISDLGASGAYYIASAADAIYADKASLVGSIGVTAASFGFVDAMQKVGVERRLYTSGEHKAFLDPFQPQNPEETKFWKSVLETTHRQFIASVKKGRGDRLKDAEHPELFSGLVWSGEQALELGLIDGLGSTSYVAREVVGEKNLVDFTVQETPFDRFAKVLGTSVAERIALWMGFQGPTLR, from the coding sequence ATGGCGGATGAATGGAAGGCGCCGGCTGAGGGCGAAGATGCCAAGAGCTGGAAGTTGTTGGAAAAGGCTCTTTTGGCAGGAGTCCAGGAGCAGCGCCGTTCGCGTCGGTGGGGAATTTTTTTCAAGCTCCTGACTTTTATTTATATTTTCGCGGCCCTTGCGCTGTTTTCCCCGGCGCTCAAAATGAGCGGTGGGGCTGCAACTTCTGCTAGTCATACGGCATTCATTGAAATTCGCGGGATGATCGCAGATCAGGAGTCCGCCAGTGCCGACAATATAGTTAGCAGTCTGCGGGCTGCCTTTGAAGACGAGGGCACTAAAGCTGTCATTTTGCGTATTAATAGCCCAGGTGGTAGCCCTGTGCAGTCGGGGTACGTCTATGACGAGATTCGTCGTTTGCGCGGTGAGCATCCCAATATCAAGCTTTATGCTGTGATTTCTGATCTCGGGGCATCGGGCGCTTATTACATTGCCAGTGCTGCTGATGCTATTTATGCCGACAAAGCCAGTCTGGTGGGCTCTATTGGGGTGACTGCTGCATCATTCGGGTTTGTTGATGCCATGCAGAAAGTTGGTGTTGAGCGCCGCTTGTACACCTCGGGTGAGCATAAGGCTTTTCTTGATCCGTTCCAGCCGCAAAATCCTGAGGAAACCAAGTTCTGGAAGAGCGTCCTCGAAACTACCCATCGGCAGTTTATTGCCAGTGTTAAGAAGGGGCGCGGGGATCGTCTCAAAGATGCGGAACATCCAGAATTGTTCTCGGGGCTTGTTTGGTCGGGTGAGCAGGCGCTGGAGTTGGGGTTGATTGATGGGTTGGGTAGCACTAGTTATGTGGCGCGTGAGGTTGTCGGTGAGAAAAATCTCGTCGACTTTACCGTTCAAGAAACGCCATTTGACCGGTTTGCTAAGGTCCTCGGTACCAGTGTGGCTGAGCGCATTGCGCTGTGGATGGGGTTCCAGGGGCCAACGCTGCGTTAG
- a CDS encoding Maf family protein, whose product MPLVLASSSPYRRELLGRLRLPFAWQAPDIDESRHADEPAHALVRRLSLEKASALRQEYPQHLIIGSDQVAVLGEEILGKPHTFERAMQQLKAASGNSVTFLTGLTLLNSQTGEHQTDCIPFTVHFRELSDEQIARYLEAEQPYDCAGSFKSEGLGISLFRSTEGSDSNSLIGLPLIRLVDMLLANKIQIP is encoded by the coding sequence CTGCCTTTAGTTCTGGCCTCCAGCTCCCCTTATCGCCGCGAACTGCTGGGCCGCCTGCGCCTTCCCTTTGCCTGGCAAGCCCCCGACATAGATGAGTCTCGCCACGCCGACGAACCTGCACACGCCCTGGTTCGTCGCCTATCACTGGAGAAAGCCAGCGCACTTCGCCAGGAATACCCGCAACACTTGATAATCGGCTCCGATCAAGTCGCGGTGTTAGGCGAAGAAATCCTTGGAAAACCCCACACATTTGAACGCGCCATGCAGCAATTAAAAGCAGCAAGTGGCAACAGCGTGACCTTCCTGACCGGACTAACCCTGCTCAACAGTCAAACAGGGGAACATCAGACCGATTGCATTCCATTCACCGTCCACTTCCGTGAACTCAGCGACGAACAAATCGCCCGCTATCTTGAGGCTGAGCAACCCTACGACTGCGCAGGAAGCTTTAAATCTGAAGGCCTGGGCATCAGCCTATTCCGCAGCACCGAGGGCTCTGATAGCAATAGCCTGATAGGACTGCCACTAATTCGACTGGTGGACATGCTACTGGCCAACAAAATTCAAATCCCATAA
- a CDS encoding YceD family protein has translation MSNGPIPPHVDPRKLADRSTTLDGEMPLADLERLCGPLADNQGMVRTKFSFERDERNAVVFHSELEVEVKMVCQRCLEQVTLPIRSECDYAVVREGANTQSVPQGYDVIELGEDPLDLLALVEDELLLALPIVPAHDPKDCQQPAGLEEPELSEDEVARSNPFSVLAQLKRDPNV, from the coding sequence ATGTCAAATGGCCCGATTCCACCTCACGTTGATCCGCGAAAGTTAGCAGATCGCAGCACCACCCTCGATGGTGAGATGCCGCTTGCTGATTTAGAGCGCCTCTGCGGCCCGCTTGCCGATAACCAAGGCATGGTGCGCACGAAGTTTTCGTTCGAGCGCGACGAGCGCAATGCTGTGGTTTTCCACAGTGAGCTTGAGGTTGAAGTTAAAATGGTTTGCCAGCGTTGTCTGGAGCAGGTCACTTTACCGATTCGCAGTGAGTGTGATTACGCTGTGGTGAGGGAGGGTGCCAATACCCAGTCAGTGCCTCAGGGCTATGACGTGATTGAGTTGGGTGAAGACCCATTGGATCTGCTGGCGTTGGTTGAGGATGAGCTTTTGCTCGCTTTACCCATTGTCCCGGCTCATGACCCTAAAGATTGCCAGCAGCCGGCCGGCCTCGAAGAGCCCGAGTTGAGCGAGGACGAGGTAGCGCGGTCCAACCCGTTCAGTGTATTGGCACAGTTAAAGCGTGACCCAAACGTTTAG
- the rpmF gene encoding 50S ribosomal protein L32 produces the protein MAVQQNKKSRSARDMRRSHDALEANALSVEKTTGEVHLRHHVSPEGVYRGRKVIDKGADE, from the coding sequence ATGGCTGTTCAGCAGAACAAAAAATCCCGATCCGCTCGCGACATGCGTCGTTCCCACGATGCTCTCGAAGCAAACGCTCTGTCGGTTGAGAAAACCACTGGCGAAGTACACCTGCGTCACCACGTATCGCCAGAAGGCGTTTACCGTGGTCGCAAAGTGATCGACAAGGGCGCTGACGAGTAA
- the plsX gene encoding phosphate acyltransferase PlsX, which yields MSASIIAIDAMGGDFGPHSIVPACISCLAEFPSLHLVLVGQSSLIESLVAGYPSVDRSRLRVVHAAEVIAMDERPAQALRNKADSSMRVGLELLRDGAVQACVSSGNTGALMALSRHVLKTLPGIDRPAMVTAIPTRTGFCHLLDLGANVDCGAEHLQQFAVMGAVAAEVLGKPQARVALLNVGTEDIKGNQQVKLAANLLQQTKGLNYIGFIEGDGLYRGEADVVVCDGFVGNILLKSSEGLASMISERVEQVFTSSLLAKAIGILAMPLLKRLQVELAPAEHNGASFLGLQGIVVKSHGSAGPEGFKSAIRRALREIEEDLPKRLYGHLGDQLL from the coding sequence TTGTCCGCCTCGATCATTGCGATTGATGCAATGGGTGGGGACTTCGGTCCCCACAGCATTGTTCCGGCCTGCATTTCCTGCTTGGCTGAATTCCCCTCGCTGCACCTGGTCCTCGTTGGCCAATCCTCTTTGATTGAATCCCTGGTTGCTGGCTATCCCAGTGTCGATCGTTCTCGTCTGCGTGTTGTGCATGCGGCTGAAGTGATTGCTATGGATGAGCGTCCGGCCCAGGCATTGCGTAACAAGGCAGATTCCTCCATGCGCGTTGGGCTTGAGCTTTTGCGTGATGGGGCTGTGCAGGCGTGTGTTAGCTCTGGGAATACCGGGGCTTTGATGGCGTTGTCGCGGCATGTACTCAAAACCCTGCCGGGTATTGATAGACCTGCCATGGTCACGGCTATTCCAACGCGAACAGGTTTTTGCCATTTGCTTGATCTGGGGGCAAATGTCGATTGTGGTGCTGAGCATTTGCAGCAGTTCGCGGTGATGGGGGCTGTAGCCGCTGAAGTGTTAGGTAAGCCTCAGGCGCGAGTGGCGCTGCTAAACGTGGGTACTGAGGATATAAAAGGCAATCAGCAGGTCAAACTGGCCGCAAATCTTCTGCAGCAGACTAAAGGGTTGAACTACATCGGCTTTATTGAAGGCGATGGTTTATACCGGGGTGAGGCTGATGTTGTCGTATGTGACGGATTTGTCGGCAACATCCTGCTGAAGTCCAGTGAAGGTCTCGCCTCGATGATCTCGGAGCGTGTTGAGCAGGTGTTTACATCCAGCCTGCTTGCGAAGGCCATTGGTATTCTGGCTATGCCGCTCCTAAAGCGGCTACAAGTTGAACTGGCGCCGGCGGAGCACAATGGAGCCAGTTTTCTTGGTTTGCAGGGGATTGTCGTTAAAAGCCATGGATCTGCAGGGCCGGAGGGTTTTAAGAGCGCCATTCGCCGAGCTTTGCGGGAGATTGAGGAGGATTTGCCTAAGCGACTGTACGGTCACTTAGGGGATCAACTGCTTTAG